Proteins encoded by one window of Haliotis asinina isolate JCU_RB_2024 chromosome 6, JCU_Hal_asi_v2, whole genome shotgun sequence:
- the LOC137286875 gene encoding neuronal acetylcholine receptor subunit alpha-3-like has protein sequence MFNVRKVTLLACMLQVIPWSIGFKSDGEVADIILKDYKAHHKPSDVLYINVQAGLLSVQELDNKKQFLSCTMWMILSWNDQRLVWNASFSSRKSILVDSNKLWKPELIIGNSAKGQELMHSGGSLLVTGYGNIQWLLAGPVQTRCRINIYKFPFDTQTCEITVMGWFGNNSKIHFFGDTDVDMDDFEENSEFEISHDIGRGYNEGRVSITINLKRRPLFYIFTILLPVVLLHFLNSFVFLLPSQSGEKTSMAVSILLSFQLFLSIIRDSLPENSLTVSLFSLYVSLANATSVIVVVVNILLLKMKETPPPKWILRLCKTDSDSNNVGVVNDNIVDEEVKRPHWADIEIKLNKICFLSFLVFSIGVTAVVLGMLTR, from the coding sequence ATGTTTAACGTCAGGAAGGTTACTCTATTGGCATGCATGCTGCAGGTCATACCGTGGAGTATAGGTTTTAAGTCCGATGGAGAAGTCGCTGACATAATCCTAAAAGACTACAAGGCCCATCACAAACCCAGCGATGTGCTTTACATCAATGTTCAAGCAGGATTGCTATCTGTACAagaactggacaacaaaaagcAGTTTCTCAGCTGCACCATGTGGATGATCCTCTCTTGGAACGATCAACGACTTGTTTGGAATGCTTCATTTAGCTCACGGAAAAGTATTCTTGTGGACTCGAACAAACTGTGGAAGCCTGAACTGATCATAGGAAATAGTGCCAAGGGTCAAGAGCTGATGCATAGCGGAGGGTCTCTGTTGGTTACCGGTTATGGAAATATTCAGTGGCTCCTCGCGGGGCCAGTACAAACCAGGTGTCGTATCAACATTTACAAGTTTCCCTTTGATACCCAGACTTGTGAAATTACAGTAATGGGATGGTTCGGTAACAACAGTAAAATACATTTCTTCGGTGACACAGATGTTGATATGGACGATTTTGAAGAGAATAGTGAATTTGAAATTTCCCATGACATCGGTCGCGGTTACAATGAAGGGAGGGTAAGTATAACCATCAACTTGAAAAGACGTCCTCTGTTCTACATCTTCACCATCCTGCTCCCCGTGGTCCTTCTTCACTTCCTCAACAGTTTCGTGTTCCTCCTGCCTTCACAGAGTGGAGAGAAGACCAGCATGGCCGTGTCTATACTGCTCAGCTTCCAGTTgtttctgtccatcatcagggATTCCCTGCCCGAGAACTCCCTGACTGTCAGCCTCTTTAGCCTCTATGTGTCTCTGGCCAATGCCACTAGTGTCATCGTCGTCGTTGTCAACATCCTCCTCCTGAAAATGAAAGAGACACCACCTCCGAAATGGATCCTAAGATTGTGTAAAACAGACTCTGATTCAAATAACGTTGGTGTTGTCAATGACAATATAGTCGATGAAGAGGTGAAAAGACCACACTGGGCTGATATTGAAATTAAGTTAAACAAGATCTGTTTCTTGAGCTTCCTTGTATTTAGCATTGGTGTAACAGCTGTGGTTCTTGGGATGTTGACGAGATGA
- the LOC137286878 gene encoding neuronal acetylcholine receptor subunit alpha-9-I-like — protein MLKRLLIGLNVQAVNRERKQTCEIEVGGWFGVYNRIHISRKADINIKQFEENSEFEIAIENITVKPSIRNQRLAITINLKRRPLFYIFTILLPVVLLHFLNSFVFLLPSQSGEKTSMAVSMLLSFQLFLSIIKDSLPENSLTASLFSLYVSLANFTSVVIVVVNILLLKMKENPSPKWIVRLCKKALHNVDTGSVSVEGEEETRPKWEDIETELNRTCFACFFVFSSGLTSVVIGMLTR, from the exons atGCTCAAGAGAttgctcatcggcctcaacgtacaggctgtcaacag AGAACGAAAACAG ACTTGTGAAATTGAAGTCGGTGGCTGGTTTGGTGTCTACAATAGAATACATATCTCAAGGAAAGCAGACATTAATATCAAACAATTTGAAGAAAATAGTGAGTTTGAAATCGCCATAGAAAACATCACGGTAAAACCCAGTATAAGAAATCAGAGATTGGCTATAACCATCAACTTGAAGAGACGTCCTCTGTTCTACATCTTCACCATCCTGCTCCCCGTGGTCCTTCTCCACTTCCTCAACAGTTTCGTGTTCCTCCTGCCTTCACAGAGTGGAGAGAAAACCAGCATGGCCGTATCTATGTTGCTCAGCTTCCAGTTGTTTCTGTCTATCATCAAGGATTCCCTGCCCGAGAACTCCCTGACTGCCAGTCTCTTCAGTCTTTACGTGTCTCTGGCCAACTTCACTAGTGTCGTCATCGTCGTTGTCAACATCCTTCTCCTCAAAATGAAAGAGAATCCATCACCGAAATGGATCGTAAGACTGTGTAAGAAGGCGTTACATAACGTTGATACTGGTAGTGTCAGTGTGGAGGGTGAAGAGGAGACCAGGCCAAAGTGGGAGGATATTGAAACTGAACTTAACAGGACCTGTTTTGCATGCTTCTTTGTTTTCAGTAGTGGTCTCACATCGGTGGTTATTGGGATGCTGACAAGATGA